A window of the Kosakonia sp. BYX6 genome harbors these coding sequences:
- a CDS encoding ABC transporter permease, with product MKHTAIPGTFLLVCALLLLMLSLIQLTAQTPLSAPLISINALLLVSTLAACSTALPPFRAGLFVASLLVSALWLAWQPLHSLTLCVLALLAVVSVQRLARASVPSAAVATLLGAWLLWFWQILVTGFAVPQVILPAPLDILAALVDSLPLLAGDVLQTVFKSVLVGYVLGSGLGIAVAILIDRLPFLQRGLLPVANLTSTVPLVGVAPIAVMWFGFDWPSKAAVVVLVTFFPALVSTLAGLKASGKLEQELMYCYAATPRQRLLALRLPAAMPFIFSALKVNATLSLITAIVAEFFGSPTAGLGFRISSESARMHMPVVWSAIVVASVAGSLFYSLLVHLDKRVNFWHPTLRGSAVEK from the coding sequence ATGAAACATACCGCGATTCCAGGCACTTTCTTACTTGTCTGCGCACTACTGCTGTTGATGCTTTCGCTGATTCAGTTAACGGCGCAAACGCCGCTTTCCGCGCCGCTTATCAGCATTAACGCGCTGTTGCTGGTGAGCACGCTGGCGGCCTGCTCCACCGCGCTGCCCCCGTTTCGTGCTGGACTGTTTGTCGCCAGCCTGCTGGTCAGCGCGCTGTGGCTGGCGTGGCAACCGCTGCATAGCCTGACATTGTGCGTCCTCGCGCTGCTGGCGGTGGTTAGCGTCCAGCGGCTGGCGCGCGCGTCCGTGCCGTCGGCGGCTGTCGCCACGCTGCTCGGCGCCTGGCTGCTGTGGTTCTGGCAAATTCTGGTGACCGGCTTTGCCGTGCCGCAGGTGATTTTGCCCGCGCCGCTCGACATTCTCGCCGCGCTGGTGGACAGCCTGCCGCTGCTGGCGGGCGATGTGCTGCAAACGGTTTTCAAATCGGTGCTGGTGGGTTATGTGCTCGGCAGTGGTTTGGGGATTGCCGTCGCCATTCTGATTGACCGCTTGCCGTTTTTGCAGCGCGGTTTGTTGCCGGTCGCCAACCTGACCAGCACCGTACCGCTGGTCGGCGTCGCGCCCATCGCGGTGATGTGGTTTGGTTTTGACTGGCCGTCAAAAGCGGCAGTGGTGGTGCTGGTAACCTTTTTCCCGGCGCTGGTCAGCACGCTCGCCGGGCTGAAAGCGAGCGGCAAACTCGAACAAGAGTTGATGTATTGCTACGCCGCTACCCCGCGCCAGCGCCTGCTGGCACTGCGTTTACCTGCCGCGATGCCGTTTATTTTTAGCGCCCTGAAAGTCAATGCCACGCTGTCGCTTATCACCGCGATTGTGGCGGAGTTTTTCGGCTCGCCCACCGCCGGGCTCGGGTTTCGCATCTCCAGCGAATCCGCGCGCATGCACATGCCGGTGGTGTGGTCGGCGATTGTGGTAGCGTCGGTCGCCGGTTCGCTGTTTTACAGCCTGCTGGTGCACCTTGATAAACGCGTCAACTTCTGGCACCCCACGCTGCGTGGGAGCGCCGTAGAAAAGTAG
- a CDS encoding ABC transporter substrate-binding protein has protein sequence MIKSFAFRRGLLLAAMSVLAFQATAAEKVTLQLKWLPQSQFAGYYVAQEKGFYKDAGLEVTIKPGGTDISPVQVIAGKSADVIVDWLPDALASREAGVPLVNIAQVYDRSGMMLTCKKSSGIKTPADFKGKTLGVWYGGNEYPFFNWMNKLKLKPGTDITILKQGFNVDPLLQDQAACISTMNYNEYWQLIDAGLKQDDLLNFPYEDQGVSTLEDGLYVLGTDLKDPAFVSKMAKFLKASFKGWDYAVKHPEEAAKIVVEQDASGAATEEVQTRQMENVAKLITHANTPKIGWLDPAAYRRTIDVLLHSGGDTPVIKKDPGDDGMTHAVWDAAAKLK, from the coding sequence ATGATAAAAAGTTTCGCTTTTCGCCGGGGGTTGTTGCTGGCGGCAATGTCGGTGCTGGCCTTTCAGGCGACAGCTGCTGAGAAAGTGACGTTGCAGCTTAAGTGGCTGCCGCAGTCGCAGTTCGCCGGTTATTACGTGGCGCAGGAGAAAGGGTTTTACAAAGACGCCGGGCTGGAGGTGACCATTAAACCCGGCGGCACAGATATTTCCCCGGTGCAGGTGATTGCCGGGAAATCCGCAGATGTGATTGTCGACTGGCTGCCGGATGCGCTGGCCTCGCGCGAAGCGGGCGTGCCACTGGTGAATATCGCCCAGGTGTATGACCGCTCCGGGATGATGCTGACCTGCAAAAAATCGAGCGGCATTAAAACACCTGCCGATTTTAAAGGTAAAACCCTCGGCGTCTGGTACGGCGGCAATGAATACCCGTTCTTTAACTGGATGAACAAGCTGAAACTCAAGCCGGGCACAGACATTACCATTTTAAAACAGGGCTTTAACGTCGACCCGCTGTTGCAGGATCAGGCGGCGTGTATTTCGACCATGAATTACAACGAGTACTGGCAGTTGATTGACGCCGGGTTGAAACAGGACGATTTGCTGAACTTCCCGTATGAGGATCAGGGCGTTTCCACGCTGGAAGATGGCTTGTATGTGCTCGGAACGGATCTGAAAGATCCGGCGTTCGTCAGCAAAATGGCGAAGTTCCTGAAAGCGTCGTTTAAAGGCTGGGATTACGCGGTGAAGCACCCGGAAGAAGCGGCGAAGATTGTTGTCGAGCAAGACGCTTCCGGTGCGGCAACGGAAGAAGTGCAAACCCGGCAGATGGAGAACGTGGCGAAGCTTATCACCCATGCCAATACGCCGAAAATCGGCTGGCTCGACCCGGCCGCTTACCGCCGCACGATTGACGTGCTGCTGCACAGCGGCGGCGATACGCCGGTTATCAAAAAAGACCCCGGCGATGACGGGATGACCCACGCGGTATGGGACGCCGCAGCGAAACTGAAGTAA
- a CDS encoding TetR family transcriptional regulator C-terminal domain-containing protein: protein MNDVLLSGALDASEKGRIRQDNEAIILPAAEQVFARYGFRGATMQQIADAAALPKANLHYYFGNKQTLYLRVLENILHDWLSPLEAISARADPKTALAEYVGRKITFSFSRPAASKLFANEILQGAQVVHPLLKRDLRQLVAEKAHILDGWIAAGKLRTLDTTHFFFSVWSMTQTYADFDIQIAAVSGEEMTSEAAQTRATAHVLSSVWRICGLE from the coding sequence ATGAATGACGTTTTGCTCAGCGGCGCGCTGGACGCGTCGGAAAAGGGGCGGATTCGCCAGGATAACGAAGCCATTATTTTGCCTGCCGCCGAGCAGGTGTTCGCCCGTTACGGCTTTCGCGGCGCGACGATGCAGCAAATCGCCGATGCCGCCGCGCTACCGAAAGCGAACCTGCATTACTACTTCGGCAACAAGCAAACCCTCTATTTGCGCGTGCTGGAAAATATTCTTCATGACTGGCTGTCGCCGCTCGAGGCCATCAGCGCGCGGGCCGATCCGAAAACGGCGCTCGCCGAGTATGTGGGGCGAAAAATCACCTTTAGTTTCAGCCGCCCGGCGGCCTCGAAGCTGTTTGCCAATGAGATCCTGCAAGGCGCGCAAGTGGTTCACCCGCTGTTAAAGCGCGATTTGCGCCAGTTAGTGGCGGAGAAAGCACACATTCTTGATGGCTGGATCGCCGCCGGAAAGCTGCGGACGCTGGATACCACGCACTTCTTTTTTAGCGTCTGGTCGATGACGCAAACCTATGCGGATTTTGATATCCAGATTGCCGCCGTGTCCGGTGAAGAGATGACCAGCGAAGCGGCACAAACCCGCGCCACCGCGCATGTGTTAAGCAGCGTTTGGCGGATTTGCGGGCTTGAATAG
- a CDS encoding NAD(P)-dependent oxidoreductase, with protein MTTFDTPGICAGRRTAAEYADAFAESHPALSAAQAVIEAERCYYCFDAPCTRACPAEIDVPSFIQRIAQGNDRGAAEVILRANILGGTCARVCPTETLCEQDCVRNAQDGRPLNIALLQRHATDSFFAQPGKPLFTRSARTGKRVAIVGAGPAGLTVAHHLAQAGHDIDLFDAHEFAGGLNEYGLARYKVMDFAAQEVAWLLSIGGITLHSNMALGQHLSLAQLRENYDAVFLGLGLAGVNALNSAMPEPQGVREAVDFIAELRQSRDLSQLPIGRDVVVIGGGMTAVDAAVQAKKLGARSVTLVYRRGEAQMKASIKEQMWAKQCGVTLRHWAAPLRFEQQDNRLTGVTFTVTNPNTDESGEIFTLAADMVLKAIGQRFDAEPTPGIQLEDGRIATDCDGRTSLPGVWAGGDCCAGGLDLTVDAVKQGKAAARSMALSLAISQAANATLFQESSHG; from the coding sequence ATGACTACATTCGATACGCCGGGGATTTGCGCGGGCAGGCGAACAGCGGCGGAATACGCCGACGCGTTTGCCGAAAGCCACCCCGCGCTCTCTGCTGCTCAGGCGGTGATTGAAGCCGAACGCTGTTACTACTGCTTTGACGCCCCCTGCACCCGCGCTTGCCCGGCGGAAATTGATGTGCCGAGCTTTATTCAACGCATTGCCCAAGGCAACGATCGCGGCGCGGCGGAAGTGATCCTGCGCGCCAATATTCTCGGCGGCACCTGCGCCCGCGTCTGCCCGACAGAAACCTTGTGCGAACAAGACTGCGTGCGTAACGCCCAGGATGGTCGCCCGCTCAATATCGCCCTGCTCCAGCGCCACGCGACGGACAGTTTCTTCGCGCAACCGGGCAAACCGCTGTTTACCCGCTCTGCCCGCACCGGTAAACGGGTGGCGATTGTCGGCGCCGGGCCGGCGGGTTTAACCGTCGCGCACCACCTGGCGCAGGCCGGGCATGACATCGATCTGTTTGATGCCCATGAATTCGCTGGCGGGCTGAACGAATACGGCCTCGCCCGTTACAAAGTGATGGATTTTGCCGCGCAGGAAGTGGCCTGGCTGCTGTCGATTGGCGGCATCACATTGCACAGCAACATGGCGCTCGGGCAGCACCTCTCATTAGCGCAACTGCGCGAAAACTATGACGCCGTGTTCCTCGGCTTAGGGCTTGCAGGCGTTAACGCGCTCAACAGCGCCATGCCCGAACCGCAGGGTGTGCGCGAAGCGGTGGACTTTATTGCCGAACTGCGCCAGAGCCGTGACCTCAGCCAGTTGCCGATCGGCCGCGATGTGGTGGTGATCGGCGGAGGCATGACCGCCGTGGACGCCGCCGTACAGGCGAAAAAACTTGGCGCACGCAGCGTGACGCTGGTGTATCGCCGTGGCGAAGCGCAGATGAAAGCGTCCATTAAAGAGCAAATGTGGGCCAAACAGTGTGGTGTGACGCTGCGCCATTGGGCCGCGCCGCTGCGCTTTGAGCAACAAGACAACAGGCTGACCGGCGTGACGTTTACCGTCACCAACCCGAACACCGACGAGAGCGGTGAAATCTTTACGCTGGCAGCGGATATGGTGCTGAAAGCGATTGGTCAGCGCTTTGATGCAGAGCCTACACCGGGCATACAGCTTGAAGACGGGCGAATCGCCACCGATTGTGATGGTCGCACCTCACTGCCCGGCGTCTGGGCCGGGGGCGATTGCTGCGCAGGCGGGCTGGATCTGACGGTTGATGCGGTGAAACAGGGCAAAGCCGCAGCCCGTTCTATGGCGCTCTCGCTGGCAATTTCCCAGGCCGCCAATGCCACCCTTTTTCAGGAGTCTTCCCATGGCTAG
- the preA gene encoding NAD-dependent dihydropyrimidine dehydrogenase subunit PreA — protein sequence MASLHANFLGIESPNPFWLASAPPTDKEYNVERAFQAGWGGVVWKTLGIDPHVVNVSGPRYSTLRGTDRRVLGLNNIELITDRSLAINLEEIARIKQRWPDRAVVVSIMVPCEEAAWKGILPQVEATGADGIELNFGCPHGMSERGMGAAVGQVPEYIEQVTRWCKQYCRLPVIVKLTPNITDIRYPARAARAGGADAVSLINTINSVMGVDLDQMVMTPHTGNQGSHGGYCGPAVKPIALNMVSEIGRDAATRGLPISGIGGISTWRDAAEFIALGCGNVQVCTAVMVHGFQIVRDMISGLENYMDQKGFHTLEDFRGMALGSVTDWRYLNLNHVDKAVIDQESCIKCGRCHLVCEDTSHQAITTEKAGVRHFEVREEDCVGCNLCASICPVENCISLRQVQPGDIDKRTGQMVSAQYANWTTHPNNPLATTA from the coding sequence ATGGCTAGTCTGCACGCGAATTTTTTGGGCATTGAAAGCCCGAACCCTTTTTGGCTGGCGTCTGCGCCGCCCACCGACAAAGAGTACAACGTTGAGCGCGCTTTCCAGGCGGGCTGGGGCGGCGTGGTGTGGAAAACCCTCGGTATCGACCCGCATGTGGTGAATGTCAGCGGACCGCGTTACAGCACCTTGCGCGGCACCGATCGTCGCGTCCTCGGGCTGAACAACATTGAACTGATCACCGACCGGTCGCTGGCCATCAACCTGGAGGAGATCGCCCGTATTAAGCAGCGCTGGCCGGATCGCGCCGTGGTGGTGTCGATCATGGTGCCGTGCGAAGAAGCGGCGTGGAAAGGGATCCTGCCGCAGGTGGAAGCCACCGGTGCAGACGGTATTGAACTGAATTTCGGCTGCCCGCACGGCATGAGCGAACGCGGCATGGGCGCAGCGGTCGGCCAGGTGCCCGAGTACATCGAACAGGTCACCCGCTGGTGCAAGCAGTATTGCCGCCTGCCGGTGATCGTCAAATTGACGCCCAATATCACCGATATTCGCTACCCGGCGCGCGCCGCTCGGGCGGGCGGCGCTGATGCGGTATCGCTGATTAACACCATCAATTCGGTGATGGGCGTCGATCTCGACCAAATGGTCATGACGCCGCACACCGGTAACCAGGGTTCTCACGGCGGTTATTGCGGCCCGGCAGTGAAACCGATCGCGCTGAATATGGTGTCGGAAATTGGCCGCGACGCCGCCACGCGCGGGCTGCCGATTTCCGGCATTGGCGGCATTTCCACCTGGCGCGACGCGGCGGAATTTATTGCGCTGGGCTGCGGCAATGTGCAGGTCTGTACCGCGGTGATGGTGCATGGCTTCCAGATTGTGCGCGACATGATCAGTGGTCTTGAAAACTACATGGATCAGAAAGGCTTTCACACGCTGGAGGACTTTCGCGGCATGGCGCTGGGCAGCGTGACCGACTGGCGCTACCTCAACCTGAATCACGTCGACAAAGCGGTGATTGACCAGGAAAGCTGCATTAAGTGCGGGCGCTGCCATCTGGTGTGCGAAGACACTTCGCACCAGGCCATTACCACCGAAAAAGCGGGCGTACGCCACTTTGAAGTGCGCGAAGAAGATTGCGTCGGCTGCAACCTCTGCGCCTCAATCTGCCCAGTGGAAAACTGTATTTCCCTGCGCCAGGTGCAACCAGGCGACATCGACAAACGCACCGGCCAGATGGTTTCCGCCCAGTATGCCAACTGGACCACCCACCCGAATAACCCGCTGGCGACCACCGCCTGA
- the hydA gene encoding dihydropyrimidinase: MRNLLIKGGTVVNADHQRTADVLCVDGVIAAVGDSSLWELPSMTETVDAGGLYVMPGGIDPHTHMNFPFMGTTTVDDFYSGTAAALAGGTTTIIDFVIPNPQQPLMEAYRQWRGWAEKAAADYSFHVAITWWDESVREDMGTLVSQEGVNSFKHFMAYKNAIMCDDETLMNSFRRCLELGAMPTVHAENGEMVYLLQQEMLKQGITGPEAHPLSRPPEVEGEAANRAITVASIMGVPIYVVHVSCRESAEAIARARGRGQRVYGEVLAGHLVVDDSVYRHPDFGFAAAHVMSPPFRDKSHQAALWHGLQSGQLHTTATDHCTFCANQKAAGLDNFIKIPNGCGGVEERMAVLWDAGVNSGRLTPSEFVAITSANTARLFNIYPRKGCIAPGADADLVLWDPQGSKTLSARTHHSRNDFNIFEGRVVTGIPAYTVSQGVVVYADGELRAREGAGRYIKRPAFGPDFSAAAAWERQRAPQAVVR; encoded by the coding sequence ATGCGTAATCTGTTGATTAAAGGCGGCACGGTCGTCAACGCCGACCACCAGCGCACCGCCGATGTGCTGTGCGTGGATGGCGTGATCGCCGCCGTCGGCGATTCCTCTCTGTGGGAATTACCCTCGATGACCGAAACCGTGGATGCGGGCGGGTTGTATGTGATGCCCGGCGGCATCGACCCGCATACCCATATGAATTTCCCATTTATGGGCACCACCACGGTGGATGATTTTTACAGCGGCACTGCCGCGGCGCTGGCGGGCGGCACCACGACAATCATTGATTTTGTGATTCCTAACCCGCAGCAGCCGCTGATGGAAGCATACCGCCAGTGGCGCGGCTGGGCGGAGAAAGCGGCGGCGGATTACAGCTTCCACGTGGCGATCACCTGGTGGGATGAAAGCGTACGCGAGGACATGGGCACGCTGGTGTCGCAAGAAGGCGTGAACAGCTTCAAACATTTTATGGCCTACAAGAACGCCATCATGTGCGATGACGAAACCCTGATGAACAGTTTCCGCCGCTGCCTGGAGCTGGGCGCGATGCCGACCGTGCATGCGGAAAACGGCGAAATGGTGTACCTGCTGCAACAGGAGATGCTGAAACAGGGCATTACCGGCCCGGAAGCGCACCCGCTTTCGCGCCCGCCGGAAGTGGAAGGTGAAGCCGCCAACCGCGCGATCACCGTCGCCAGCATTATGGGCGTACCGATTTACGTGGTGCATGTCTCTTGCCGCGAATCTGCCGAGGCTATCGCGCGCGCTCGCGGGCGCGGGCAGCGGGTGTATGGCGAAGTGCTGGCCGGGCATTTAGTGGTGGATGACAGCGTCTATCGCCACCCGGATTTTGGTTTTGCCGCCGCGCATGTGATGAGCCCGCCGTTTCGCGATAAATCCCACCAGGCCGCGCTGTGGCACGGTTTGCAATCCGGTCAGTTACACACCACCGCCACCGATCACTGCACCTTTTGCGCCAACCAGAAAGCCGCGGGTTTGGATAACTTCATCAAGATCCCCAACGGCTGCGGCGGTGTCGAGGAGCGCATGGCGGTGCTGTGGGATGCGGGCGTTAACAGCGGTCGCCTGACGCCAAGCGAATTTGTCGCCATCACATCCGCCAACACTGCGCGGTTATTCAATATTTACCCGCGCAAAGGCTGCATCGCGCCAGGCGCGGATGCAGACCTGGTGCTGTGGGATCCGCAAGGCAGCAAAACGCTTTCTGCCCGCACGCACCACTCGCGCAATGACTTCAATATTTTCGAAGGCCGCGTAGTGACGGGCATTCCAGCTTATACCGTCAGCCAGGGCGTGGTGGTGTATGCCGACGGGGAATTGCGCGCCCGCGAAGGTGCCGGGCGCTATATCAAACGTCCGGCGTTTGGCCCGGATTTCAGCGCGGCGGCTGCCTGGGAGCGCCAGCGCGCACCGCAGGCGGTGGTTCGTTAA
- a CDS encoding Zn-dependent hydrolase has protein sequence MSSEVISATQRGVDIGDLRINGERLWQSLMDLAQIGATPKGGCCRLTLTDLDRQGRDLVVSWGKEAGLTVDVDQIGNVFMRRAGRNNALPPIVAGSHIDTQPTGGKFDGNFGVLSALEVIRTLNDNGVETDAPVEMVFWTNEEGSRFVPVMMGSGVFAGIFPLEVAYAATDTAGKTVAQELHKIGYAGENIPGQHPIGAYFEAHIEQGPILEERNVDIGVVQAVLGIRWYDCTVTGMESHAGPTPMAMRQDALQVATRIMQQVITIADQFAPHGRGTVGMVQVHPNSRNVVPGSVTFSIDFRNMTDAEVDEMDAALKAFIAQTAQETGLGIALKQVSHYPAAPFHAECKAAVRRAAQHLGYSEMDIVSGAGHDAVYMSMLAPTGMIFIPCKDGISHNEVEYSSPEQVTAGANVLLHAMLEHAGVCARHA, from the coding sequence ATGAGCAGCGAAGTGATTTCCGCAACACAACGGGGTGTCGATATCGGTGATTTGCGTATTAACGGTGAGCGGCTATGGCAGTCGCTGATGGATCTGGCGCAAATCGGCGCGACGCCAAAGGGCGGCTGTTGTCGCCTGACGCTAACCGATCTTGACCGCCAGGGCCGCGATTTGGTGGTGAGCTGGGGCAAAGAAGCCGGGTTAACGGTGGACGTGGATCAAATCGGCAATGTTTTTATGCGCCGCGCCGGGCGCAATAACGCGCTGCCGCCGATTGTCGCGGGCAGCCATATCGACACGCAGCCAACTGGCGGGAAATTCGACGGCAATTTTGGCGTGCTCTCGGCGCTGGAAGTGATCCGCACGCTAAACGATAACGGCGTGGAAACGGACGCGCCGGTCGAAATGGTGTTCTGGACCAATGAAGAGGGGTCGCGCTTTGTGCCAGTGATGATGGGTTCAGGCGTGTTCGCCGGGATTTTCCCGCTGGAAGTGGCGTATGCGGCGACCGATACCGCAGGCAAAACCGTGGCGCAGGAACTGCATAAGATTGGTTACGCAGGCGAGAACATTCCCGGCCAGCACCCGATTGGCGCCTATTTCGAAGCGCATATCGAACAGGGGCCGATTCTCGAAGAGCGCAATGTCGATATCGGCGTGGTGCAGGCGGTGCTCGGCATTCGCTGGTATGACTGCACGGTGACCGGCATGGAGTCGCACGCTGGCCCAACGCCAATGGCGATGCGCCAGGATGCATTACAAGTTGCGACGCGCATTATGCAGCAGGTGATCACGATTGCCGATCAGTTCGCTCCGCATGGGCGCGGCACGGTCGGCATGGTGCAGGTGCACCCGAACAGCCGCAATGTGGTACCGGGCAGCGTGACGTTCTCTATCGATTTTCGCAATATGACCGATGCTGAAGTGGACGAGATGGATGCCGCGCTAAAGGCGTTTATCGCGCAGACCGCGCAAGAAACCGGCCTCGGTATTGCGCTCAAACAAGTGTCGCACTACCCCGCCGCACCGTTTCATGCCGAGTGTAAAGCGGCGGTACGCCGTGCCGCGCAACATTTGGGTTATTCGGAAATGGATATTGTCTCCGGCGCCGGGCATGACGCGGTGTATATGAGCATGCTCGCGCCGACCGGCATGATCTTCATTCCCTGCAAAGACGGCATCAGCCATAACGAGGTTGAATATTCTTCACCGGAACAAGTTACAGCAGGGGCAAATGTGCTGTTACACGCGATGCTGGAACACGCCGGTGTTTGCGCCCGCCACGCCTGA
- a CDS encoding EAL and HDOD domain-containing protein, whose product MFSFVARQAIFDANMNTVGYELLFRDSMTNRFPDVTPEYATAQIIVEQFLGAPLGRLKEYSAIFVNFPYELLVQGMAETLPKDRVIVEILETAEPTPLLLKTVKKLSAHGFRIALDDFALGDTWNAFLPYINIIKFDVRNNSPQEISGYINDKAHLLKDTVFLAEKVETQEEYECYKNMGCTLFQGHLFSKPVIHAGNKLIQNQEITLKLMKEVNADSPDFGKIEALLKQDLALSFKIMRYAQNIVFNARGIKNFRSQSLKDIIFYLGANELRRFVLVSCLTSVNKETTDEIYRQSLIRAKFCELASSHSISRHSADDAFIVGLFSQLDGIFEMPMADLIGQIDISVSVMMALKEKKGPLYPYLRLVELYEKHQWEEVSALGHRLGFNRSHVAELIKAATKWTNDIPANGV is encoded by the coding sequence ATGTTCTCTTTTGTCGCCCGCCAGGCGATTTTTGATGCAAATATGAACACAGTCGGTTACGAGTTGTTGTTCAGAGACAGTATGACGAACCGTTTTCCCGACGTTACGCCGGAATACGCCACCGCACAGATCATTGTGGAACAATTTCTTGGCGCGCCGCTCGGTCGACTGAAAGAGTACAGCGCGATTTTCGTTAACTTCCCCTATGAATTACTGGTGCAGGGCATGGCGGAGACGTTGCCGAAAGATCGCGTGATTGTGGAAATTCTCGAAACGGCTGAACCCACTCCCCTGCTGCTGAAAACCGTTAAAAAGCTCTCTGCGCACGGTTTTCGTATCGCGCTGGATGACTTCGCGCTGGGCGATACCTGGAACGCATTCCTGCCCTATATCAACATCATCAAATTCGACGTGCGCAACAACTCGCCGCAAGAGATTAGCGGCTATATCAATGACAAAGCGCATCTGCTGAAAGACACGGTGTTTTTGGCTGAAAAAGTGGAAACGCAGGAAGAGTACGAATGCTACAAAAATATGGGCTGCACGCTGTTTCAGGGGCATTTGTTCAGTAAACCGGTGATCCACGCGGGGAATAAGCTGATCCAGAACCAGGAGATCACCTTAAAGCTGATGAAAGAGGTGAATGCCGATTCACCGGACTTTGGCAAGATTGAAGCCCTGTTAAAACAAGATCTTGCGCTGTCATTTAAGATCATGCGTTACGCGCAAAACATTGTGTTTAACGCGCGCGGCATCAAGAATTTCCGCAGCCAATCGCTGAAAGACATTATTTTTTATCTCGGTGCCAACGAGTTGCGCCGCTTCGTGCTGGTCTCCTGCCTGACATCGGTGAACAAAGAGACCACGGATGAGATTTACCGGCAAAGTTTGATCCGCGCGAAGTTCTGCGAACTGGCGTCGTCGCACTCCATCAGCCGCCACTCGGCGGATGACGCATTTATCGTTGGGCTGTTTTCGCAACTGGACGGCATTTTTGAAATGCCGATGGCCGATTTGATCGGGCAAATCGATATTTCCGTCAGCGTGATGATGGCGCTAAAAGAGAAAAAAGGCCCGCTCTACCCCTATTTACGGCTGGTTGAGCTGTATGAAAAGCACCAATGGGAAGAGGTCAGCGCGCTCGGCCACCGCCTTGGCTTTAATCGCAGCCACGTTGCGGAACTGATCAAAGCCGCCACCAAATGGACTAACGATATTCCCGCGAACGGGGTGTGA
- a CDS encoding winged helix-turn-helix domain-containing protein, translated as MKSLTVYGYRLGSDYDVEFLPFKKRLIHYAAPGNAEFLRPTMANLLTYLLQHAVGEVVADNVLQIQVWENNGLSCSSQRLWQVMNNLKRKLAQFALPEDFILRVGGKGYMIPPECVLQLYCRKSFFRCDEYAAAEHVMR; from the coding sequence ATGAAATCACTTACGGTATATGGCTATCGCCTCGGTAGTGACTACGATGTGGAGTTTTTGCCGTTTAAAAAACGGCTGATTCACTATGCTGCGCCGGGAAACGCCGAGTTTTTGCGCCCGACAATGGCGAACCTGCTGACGTATCTTCTGCAACACGCCGTTGGTGAAGTGGTGGCAGACAACGTGCTGCAAATTCAGGTGTGGGAAAACAACGGCCTGAGTTGCTCCAGCCAGCGCTTATGGCAGGTGATGAATAACCTGAAACGCAAGCTGGCGCAGTTTGCTTTGCCGGAGGATTTTATTTTGCGCGTCGGCGGCAAAGGCTACATGATCCCGCCGGAATGCGTGCTGCAACTCTATTGCCGGAAAAGCTTTTTTCGATGCGATGAGTACGCCGCCGCAGAACATGTCATGCGTTAA
- a CDS encoding LysR family transcriptional regulator, with amino-acid sequence MLKDNFTDLFYLIVVARERSFTRAAAKLGVSQSALSHAIRGLEERLKIRLLTRTTRSVAPTDAGEALINSIGPRFKEIEEELISLTEARDRVAGNIRITLGEHALNSAVWPAIKPFLQTYPDVNVEFTIDNTLTDIVSGRFDAGIRLGEQVAKDMVAVRIGPDWRMVVVGSPAYFARHGKPQSPHDLQHHNCINMRLPTLGGLYAWEFSKNGQQLRVRVEGQLTFNHLTSRVDAAISGMGLALVPEDCVAQAVADGALETVLDEWCEPFPGYFLYYPSRKQHTAAFALLIDALRYPPINA; translated from the coding sequence ATGCTAAAAGACAATTTCACCGATCTCTTTTATTTAATTGTGGTCGCGCGGGAACGCAGTTTTACCCGCGCGGCGGCAAAATTAGGGGTCTCGCAGTCCGCACTCAGCCATGCGATTCGCGGCTTAGAAGAACGCTTAAAAATCAGGTTATTAACCCGCACCACGCGCAGTGTCGCGCCAACGGATGCGGGCGAAGCGCTGATTAACAGCATCGGCCCGCGTTTTAAAGAGATTGAGGAAGAACTCATTTCGCTGACCGAGGCGCGCGATCGGGTAGCCGGCAATATTCGCATTACGTTAGGCGAGCACGCGTTAAATTCCGCAGTGTGGCCGGCGATCAAACCTTTTTTGCAAACCTACCCGGATGTGAATGTGGAATTCACTATTGATAACACGCTGACCGATATTGTCAGCGGACGATTTGATGCAGGCATCCGCCTTGGTGAACAGGTCGCGAAAGATATGGTCGCCGTGCGAATCGGGCCGGACTGGCGCATGGTGGTGGTTGGTTCCCCGGCGTATTTCGCCCGCCACGGCAAGCCGCAAAGCCCGCATGATTTACAGCATCACAACTGTATTAATATGCGCCTGCCAACGCTCGGCGGATTATACGCGTGGGAATTTTCTAAAAACGGCCAGCAGCTGCGCGTGCGGGTCGAAGGGCAACTGACCTTTAATCACCTGACATCCCGCGTTGACGCGGCGATAAGCGGCATGGGGCTGGCGCTGGTGCCGGAAGATTGTGTCGCGCAGGCGGTGGCGGACGGCGCGCTGGAAACCGTGCTGGACGAATGGTGCGAGCCGTTTCCCGGCTATTTTCTTTACTACCCGAGTCGCAAGCAGCACACCGCCGCGTTTGCGCTGTTAATCGACGCGCTGCGCTACCCGCCCATTAACGCATGA